AGAAGGCCTGCCAGCGGGCCCCTCAGGACACCCTGCCTACCACCCCTGCTGCTCCCGAGCTTCTGGGCCAGGAGGTGAGCACCCTACCCGCTGCCACCACTTCGAGGTCTCATGAGAGTGCACCGCACCCTCTCTGGGTACACCTGGTGGCAGGGGAAGGAAGCGTGCCAGGCAGACCTGTACAGCTGATTCCTTGTTGACATGTGGATAGACAGGTGGGCTGGCATCTGGCCAGATGAGGGGCTCTGGGCTCTGCCACCCACAGTAGCTGGGCTGGGCTGTGCCCTGAGGCCTCCTGGCTGACCTGGTGGCCTGGCCTTCTTGACAGCCTCCAGCCCCAGCCTGAACAGCCGGATCCTGGGGTCATGCCCTTCTTGGAGCCTGAGGGCCTCCTCTGACTCCAGGGTATCATGGTGGCTTGTCTTCTGCCCAGTACACCTAGTTCTTGGCAATCCCATCAATGAAGCAGGGTCCTGGGGACCCCGCCACCCCATAAACGTGGTTGGCTTTGCTGAGCCCTTATGATGTGCTTGGGGTTAAGTTACACAACACTTCTATGGGAGGGAACACACCTTAGCCTCATTATTCAGAGTGGGCAAGGAGCTCAGAGAGAGGACAGTGGCCTCCGGCCCCTGGCAGAGGTGTGACACAGATGACATTTGACCCCGGGTTGTCTCGCTCCAACCCTGTGCTCTTCACCTCCTCCCTTCTAGAGGTGCCCCCTCCTCTGGAAAGCCTCCAGCCCTTCACCCTCGCTCTGAGTCCTTGGTGGAGGCTGGAGGTGGAGGTACAGGTACAGCCTTATCCTTGCACAACAAGTGAGCCTCACCCAGAGCTGCTGGTCAAGTCCTCCTCAAGGCCTCCCTGTGGGtgttagggggatggggctgACCCTCGGTTGAGGGGCCAGGTTGGGGTCAGGCTCAGGGATGTGGACGGAAGCCTAAACTCATGGGCTGACTCCGCAGCCGAGTGCTAAAGGGGCCACCTCATCTCTGGGGCTCTGGAGCCCGACAGTGAGTCTCTTCTGCCCCACTCCTGTCACAGGTGGTCCAGGCACCAGCCCCAGAGGAGCCCATCACCGTGGCCCACATCATGGTGGAGGCGGCCTCTCTGGCGGCAGACCTCGGCCACACATCCAACCTTGTGGGTAAGTGAGACCATGAGTGGCTTTCTCAAGGCTGAGGTTCGCTGACCCGATGGCCGTCCTGGAGGACAGGCCTCTACCACTGAGCCTTTGCTCTCCTGAGGGCCAGCCTGCCAGGAGGGGGCTGGTGCCTCGTGTGAGCCTTCCTGGGGACAGCCCTTGGAGGAGGGGTAAGACTTGGGTAAAGTGGCTTCTCACAGCGTCCATGTGGCCCAGTGGCAGTCGGGCCCAGCCAGGCACCAGGGCACCTCAACTTCATGGGCAATCATGAGCTGGCAGCACTTCTGCTGCTCGTCCCCAGCCTGTCTGCCTTGGTCCTTCCGGCATTGCCCCCACTCTCTGCCACTCCCTTGGTTTCTGTTTCTCTGCCTcctggccagcccccacctgGACTCTGCCGAGCACACCCCTTACCCTTGGTAGGTGGCTCTGGAGGGCTGGTGCAGACCTAGAGGCTACCAGCGGTGGGAAGGGACAGCGCCACCCTCTTCTCCAGCCCAGCCAGACTCTGGCTGGTCTTGGCCTTCATCTGCCCTGCACTCCTTCTCAACTCTGGCGTGGGGAGATCATTCCTGCCTTGACTCTCCCAGGTTTTTATGAACGTGTAATGCTAGGTCAGGTCTCTTTGATGGCTTATTTTGTCATACTTTAAATGAAGTGCCACGTTGATTGCTGTGGTAGAGGGGGTGTCATGAGAGAGCTGCAAGGGTCAGACTCTCGTTAACAGGAGACCAGGTTAGGGGTGTGCAGGGAAGACATTTCAAAGGCAGTGGGGCCTGGGAGGTGGAGGGAGCGAGGCTATCTCTGAGGAGGTGTGAGTGGCCAGGCCTGGGGCCAGGTGTGAAGATGCCAGTGGGACATGGTTTGGTCCTATGCGGCAGGAAGTTGGGAAGGGATGGTTGCTCCTTGGGGTGCCTGCTGGGCAGGGGCCTGGGCAGGTGGATGAGTGGGCAGCTGGGCAGGAAGTGGGTTTGGGCAACAGGCAGAACTTGGCCTTGGGAAGCCCTTGGGAAGGCTGTGGCAGGAAAAGAGGGGAGGAGACTGGAGGAGGCCGGCCTCAGGGAGGTGGCTGGACACGTGTCGTCATccccatgctgtccttctccgaCATTTCCTGCAGCAGAAGACATTCATGTGTTGTCACTCAGGGAAGGAATGTTgttgtggcggggggggggcatGCTGCAGTCCTGATGTGGCCCTCTGGTTCTGGGCGGGTGGTGTCACTTGGGAAAATGAGTCTATGGTCCAGGCAGCATCACTGGCTCCTGACCTCTGGTCACCTGGGCCCTTCCCACCACCCTGATCGGCAGCCGCTCCAGGTGCTCCCCTTGGCTCCAGGGGCTCCTCCCAAGGTGCCCATGGGATTTTTCCCCCTCGCAGACCTCTCAGATGCCCTAGATGTGCCTCTTGGGCACGCCAGTTAGATTTACACAGAGAAAGACGAAACCAGAGTCCTGCACTGCCACCCTGGCCTCCAGTGTGGGGCAGGGTGTGCCTGGCTCAGCCCTTGCTGGTGAGGGGCTGTGGGGGCTGTGTGTGGATGCCTGGAGTGGTTGGGTACCGTCTGCAGGCCTGCCTGCCTTTTACTGGAAACAGACCATGTCTTCTGGCCGCATGGGCAGCCCCATCCTCCCTTCCTTGCCCCTTCTGCCTACTCTGCCACAACCCCACTCTGGCCGCAACCAGCCAGAGGCTTCTGTCCTTGGTGAGAGATGGCTCTGGGACAGAGGGAAGATGCGGGACTTGGAGGTGTTGGTCCTGTCTCCTCAGTGTGCCAGGCAGGACTCAGGCAAGAGATGCCCTTAATTGTTTCTGAGCCACGGCGCCATCATTCTTTTCCGAGAGAATGGCTTGTCAAAACCAGATGCTAGCGATGGGGAGGTTTCGAAAAGTGGCTTCACAGCTGTTTCCATTCCGTCACTCTCACGAGCAGACTGCGAAGTGTGTTTACAGCTCAGCTTTGCACGTTGTTGTGTTTCCACAACACCCATCAGAAGTGCCAAAGCCGAGCTTCTGTTTCCAAGCTTCGTCCAGGTGTGTGGCAGTGTTGGCACTCCCAGGAGGCGGCTGGCGAGCCCTCCGAAGCAACTTCTACATTGAAGGGAGCCTGGCAGTGGGCCAGGCAGGGCCGTGATGGGCTGCCTTGATCACTGTCCCAGAGCACCCAGCACTCCCTCTGTCAGCCAAGCAAACATCTAGCCCTTGCTCCTCAGTGCCCTTGGTGTGGGATGTAGGGCGTCTGTTCTCATGATGGGTGTTCCCCCCTGGACACATCTAGGGGGCCTGGGGCTGTTCTGGCAGCTCTGGCCTTCCAAGTGACCTGGGGGTGAGCGGTTCCCTGGCTGCCTCTCAGGGTGTCTGTGGTGAGTCTCCCCAGTGCTGCCTGGGTCTGGGCTTGGCCCAGGGCAGTGGGTTCCACGGTGGGGCTGGGTGGGTCCGGACAGCTCAACAGCTGCCAGCAGCCTCCCAGGCACCCTGTGGAGGCGGCAGAGTCTGCTGGGGTCCCCGTGTTCAGGTGGAAGGTGACAGGCACCCCACCTCTTCTCAGGCAGCGGGCACATCAAAGAGGTCATAGTGGCAGCTGAGGCCGAGCGGGGGGACGGCGAGGTGGCCGAGGCCCCAGGCAGGCCCAGCAACCAGGGCCTGGGGCTTGCTGGGGAGGGGGAGCCGGCCCAGGTACAGCTGCTGGTGAACAAGGAGGGCCGCTACGTGTGCATGCTGTGCCGCAAGACCTTCAAGACGGtgagcctggggtggggcctggggggTGGCCCCCCTCCAACCGGAGGTGCCCTGAGCCGCGCTGCCCGTCCCCCCACAGGGCAGCATCCTCAAGGCCCACATGGTCACCCACAGCAGCCGCAAGGACCACGAGTGCAAGCTGTGTGGGGCCTCCTTCCGGACCAAGGGCTCGCTTATCCGGCACCACCGGCGGCACACGGGTGAGCGGCAAGCAGGGCCCGTGCCTTGTGTGCCCTGATGAGGTAGGCCCCTGTCTGTCAGGTACAGCCTCTCCCGCCCCAGTGCTGACCCCATTCTCCCCACAGATGAACGCCCCTATAAGTGTGCCAAGTGTGGGAAGAGCTTCCGGGAGTCGGGTGCGCTGACCCGCCACCTGAAGTCTCTCACCCCATGCACGGAAAAAATCCGCTTCAGCGTGAACAAGGATGTGGCCGGTGGCAAGGAGGACGGGCCTGCAGGTCAGTGGGGCCCGCACTCCCTGGGGGCAGCCCTTCCTGGGCCTGGCTGCAGCTGGGGCTGTTCAGGTCCAGGGCTTCTTCAAGGCCTCACTTGGCTGTGCCTTTAAGGGTCAGGTGGTGCCAGTGTGGGGACGGTTGCATCGTCCTCAGTGACAGGTGAGCCCATGGAGACATCACCCGTGATTCACCTGGTGACAGATGCTAAGGGTACCGTCATCCACGAAGTCCACGTGCAGATGCAGGAGCTGCCCCTGGGCATGAGGGCTCTGGGCCCGGAGGTAAGCctgaggggcggggcgggggtgaCAGCTCTAGGCCTGGAGGTAGGGGCTGGGGAGGGTGACAGCCCTGGGCCCGGAGGTAGGGGCTGGAGGTTGAGAGCCCTGAGCCCTGAGGTGGGGGCTGGGGCGTGACAGCTCTGGGCCCAGAGCTGGGGGCTAGGGGGGGTGATAGCCCttggcctgggggtgggggctggggtctGAAGGCTCGAGGTGAGCCCAAGGCCCCGGTCCACCAGGGCCTGGTGTGTGTCTGCTCTGAGGCGGGTGGCTTGGGTGCAGTACGCAGGGCTACCTGGTCAGCCTGCCTCCCTCTGCCTTGCCCACAGCCCCCTGACCCCGAGGAGCTGCTCTGTACTGGCGAGGGTGGCCATGAGAACCTGCTGCACCAGGCTATGCAGAACTCTGGCATCGTTCTTGAGCGGGTAGTAGGGGAGGAGGGGGCCGCCCTGGAGCCAGCCCCTTCTGCTGAGTCCAGTCTCCAGGCCCTGGGAGACAGTCCCCCAGAGCTGCCGCTGCTGGCTGTGGAGCAAGTGGAGACAGTAGGTGTTGCGCTGCAGGTGTGCTCCTTTCGGGCCAGCCCGGGCGCCTTATCCCTCCCGTGGTTACCAGCCTTGCCGTGACTTTGTccatttatccatttacctaCCATCTATGATGAAGTGTTTGAGGGTGGGGCCGTGGGTCTTGCTGTCCTCGGTACTGCTGGGGCCAGCCCGGGGCCTACCCAGGATGGTGTGGAGGTGACCTGTGGTCCCCCAGCAGGTGGTCAGTGAGGCTGCAGGCATGCCCAGGGCCCACCCGTGCCCTCAGTGCAGCGAGACCTTCCCCACAGCAGCCACGCTGGAAGCCCACAAGCGGGGCCATGCAGGTGGGTGGTAGGAGGGCAGTGGGTAGCCAGGGGGGTCCGTGGGCAGTGGATTTAGGGTCGTCTGTGGGCAGTGAGTGATCAGGATGCCGTTGCCATGTGCATCCCCAGGACCGCGGCCGTTTGCGTGTGCACAGTGCGGCAAGGCCTTCCCTAAGGCCTACCTGCTCAAGAAGCACCAGGAGGTGCATGTGCATGAACGGCGCTTTCGCTGTGGGGACTGCGGGAAGCTCTATAAGACCATCGCCCACGTGCGCGGCCACCGGCGCGTCCACTCAGACGAGCGGCCCTACCCCTGTCCCGAGTGTGGCAAGTGCTACAAGACCAAGGTGGGCCCTCTGGCTGCAGAACCTAGTGCCTGTACCATCTCTCCTGACCctgggcccctgcccctgccctcccacccccagcctccaCCTTCACCTGGGCCCTCACCCTGGGCCACCCCAGGTCCCTCCACAGGCGGGTGGGAAAAGCCGAAGCAGGCTGGCACTGACAGCTGGTCTTCGCAGAATGCTCAGCAGGTGCACTTCCGGACACACCGGGAGGAGAAGCCACATGTGTGCCAGTTTTGCAGCCGTGGCTTCCGAGAGAAGGGTTCGCTGGTACGGCACGTGAGGCATCACACAGGCGAGAAGCCctttaagtgctaccgctgcggCCGTGGCTTTGCTGAGCATGGCACGCTCAACCGGCACCTTCGCACCAAAGGTCTGTGTTGGGgcgggtgtgtgtgggggggccaGCGAGGAAGGGGGCGGGGACAGAGCCAGCTGGGCCCTGACTGTGCTTCCCCCATCCGGCAGGGGGCTGCCTGCTGGAGGTGGAGGAGGTGCTGGTGTCCGAGAACCCCGCAGCCACAGCCACTGTTCTGACCGAGGACCCGCACACCGTCTTGGTGGAGTTCTCATCAATGGTGGCAGACACCCAGGAATACATCATTGAGGTGAGGGTGGGGCAGGTGGGACAGGTGGAGCCGGGGCTGAGTTCAGGGGCAGCCAACACTGATCTCTGCCCTCTGCCCAGGCCACTGCGGATGACGCAGAGACGAGCGAAGCCACGGAGATCATTGAGGGCACCCAGACAGAGGTGAGGGGCGGACAGAGGGTGAGGAGGGGCACCCGCTCCCTGGTGGGGCCCTGGGCTGAATTCCTACCGTGTGCCCGCCTGTCCACAGGTGGACAGCCacatcatgaaggtggtgcagcaGATTGTACACCAGGCTGGCGCTGGGCACCAGATCATTGTACAGAACATGACCATGGATCGGCAGGCTGGGGTGGGCACCGAGGCTGCTGCTGACACCATCACCATCGCCACCCCTGAGAGCCTGACTGAGCAGGTGGCCATGACGCTGGCCTCGGCCATCAGTGAGGGCACCATGCTGACGGCCCGTGCAGGCGCCCAGGGTGCTGAGCAGGCCACTGTGACCATGGTGGCATCAGAAGACATCGAGATCCTGGAGCACGCGGGCGAGCTGGTCATCGCCTCACCAGAGGGCCAGATCGAGGTGCAGACGGTCATCGTGTAGCAGGGCTGCCGCCAGGGCAGGGCCTAGGTGCAGAGGAGACGGCACGGCGAGGATGTGGGGGTGTAAATAGTTTTTGTTGCTTTACAATAAaacatgaaaaacccacagcttgTGATGTTGAGGCAGTGGTGGCCCCGGGGTGTCAGCCACTGCCCTTGCAGGTTCCCCAGCTGCCACGCCAGCTCTCCCAGAGCCAGTCAGCAACCTCACAAGCTGGCTGCCCGCCCAGGACTCCGGTGGGGCTGGCAGTTGTGCGTAGGTATGCTGGCATCCTGACAAGCATCCTCCCACCTGCTCTGCCCTACAAAGAGCTCTCGAGGCCTCCCAAGGTGGGTAGAAGGGGTGCTGCTCCCCGGGCTGCGGTGGGGCTGGGCCTGATCCCGGATCTGCAGAACCTGCAGGGTGGCCAGAGCCAGCCTTGGAGAGAGAGCTCCGCTCTGCTTTCCACCTGAGGTATGGATGGAGTAGGAGGAGCAGCTGTAAGGAGGGGGCCAGGAACGGGGCTGGCCTCTCCTGATTGTTCCACCTTACCCAGCTCAAGGAGGCAGATTCTAGGGGACCTAAtttctaggggttagggttaggttcggttGGTGGACTTGGCTGATCCTTCTCCCTGATTTCTGACACAGCCCTTGGGGGCTGGCAGGGACTTCCGCATCCCCATCCTCAAACAGGCGTGACTCAGATCTTTTGACTCCCTGCCCTCCTGGCCTCCGTGAAAATAGGAACCTGGAGCCCTGGCGCCCAGCTCCACCGAGGGGGTGGGACCTAGCAGCCTGGCCCCTCCTTGGGCCAGGGCATCAAATAGCCGCCCGGGCCCTGCGCCAGAGCTACTGTGGGACCCGAGCCCGCGCGGTTGTCTACTGCTACAGGCTGCCCTCAGCTTTGTTCCGGACCCTAGTCAGATCCGGATCCTGACCCTTTGGCACAGCCCCATTTACGCCCTGGGTGAGTGTCGGGCTGGGCGGAGCCGGGGTGGGTGGGAACGGGGTCCCTCTGTTCAGGTCTCAGTTTCCCTGCAGAGTGGGAGGACGGCCATGGGCCGAGAGCGCAGCGCATCGCCCTGGAGAGCCAGCGAGAGTGCAGGTGGAAGACGAGCCTCTGCGCAGTCCAGGATCGGAGCGGCAGGCTCGGCCCGGTCCCCGAGTTCTCCGCGCCGGGCAGGAGTGTGGGTCGCTGTATCCCTCTGCTGTTGCGCTCACCGGGCCTGTCGGCTCCTTCCAGTCCCCCCGCTCCGCGCCATGCGCGGGCCCTGGGCCCTGCTGGCTGCACTCTGGGCATTTGGGGCCGCCGCCGGGGCCGCGGAGCTGCGCATTGGAGCCTTCAATATCCAAAGCTTCGGCGACACAAAAGTGTCGGACCCGGCCTGCATCATAGTCATCGCGCAGGTGAGGCCTGGGACCTGGGGCGGGGCAAGGGGCGGGGTCGCAGCCGATTCCACAGGGAAGAGCATAGTGGGCCCTTCAGACAAACCCGCCCTGCTGGCCCCTCCCCCAGATCCTGGCTGGCTATGACATCACGCTGGTGCAGGAGGTTCGAGACCCGGACTTGAGCGCCGTGTCTGCACTCATGGAGCAGATAAACAGGTGTGCTGGGCGGGGCCCCGCATTGCGATCCCCTGGTCGGGACCCGGGGCGTCAGCCCGGTGTCTTGACCCCGGGTCTGGCCCGGGCCTCCGCAGAGTGTCCAAGCACAACTACAACTTCGTGAGCAGCGAGCCCCTGGGTCGTGACCAGTACAAAGAAATGTACTTGTTCGTGTACAGGTGAGGGGGCGGGGCCGCGGGGAGGGAGCGCGTGGGGCCAAATGAGACCACCCCAGTGCGCCTACCGTCCTGTGCCCTAGGGACGACAAGGTGTCTGTCGTGGATACGTACCACTACCCAGATCTGGAGGACGCCTTCAACCGTGAGCCTTTCGTGGTCAAATTCTCAGCCCCCAGCTCAGGTGAGGATGACCCCGCCCCTTCCCGCAAGCTCCTCTCCTCCCTGCCGGCCC
The sequence above is drawn from the Elephas maximus indicus isolate mEleMax1 chromosome 12, mEleMax1 primary haplotype, whole genome shotgun sequence genome and encodes:
- the E4F1 gene encoding transcription factor E4F1 isoform X4, with the translated sequence MEGPMAVRVTAAHTAEARAEAGREAGGGGVVAAAAALAPGGFLGLPAPFSEEDEDDVHRCGRCLAEFTTLEDFVQHKIQKACQRAPQDTLPTTPAAPELLGQEVVQAPAPEEPITVAHIMVEAASLAADLGHTSNLVGSGHIKEVIVAAEAERGDGEVAEAPGRPSNQGLGLAGEGEPAQVQLLVNKEGRYVCMLCRKTFKTGSILKAHMVTHSSRKDHECKLCGASFRTKGSLIRHHRRHTDERPYKCAKCGKSFRESGALTRHLKSLTPCTEKIRFSVNKDVAGGKEDGPAVTGEPMETSPVIHLVTDAKGTVIHEVHVQMQELPLGMRALGPEPPDPEELLCTGEGGHENLLHQAMQNSGIVLERVVGEEGAALEPAPSAESSLQALGDSPPELPLLAVEQVETVGVALQVVSEAAGMPRAHPCPQCSETFPTAATLEAHKRGHAGPRPFACAQCGKAFPKAYLLKKHQEVHVHERRFRCGDCGKLYKTIAHVRGHRRVHSDERPYPCPECGKCYKTKNAQQVHFRTHREEKPHVCQFCSRGFREKGSLVRHVRHHTGEKPFKCYRCGRGFAEHGTLNRHLRTKGGCLLEVEEVLVSENPAATATVLTEDPHTVLVEFSSMVADTQEYIIEATADDAETSEATEIIEGTQTEVDSHIMKVVQQIVHQAGAGHQIIVQNMTMDRQAGVGTEAAADTITIATPESLTEQVAMTLASAISEGTMLTARAGAQGAEQATVTMVASEDIEILEHAGELVIASPEGQIEVQTVIV
- the DNASE1L2 gene encoding deoxyribonuclease-1-like 2 isoform X1 produces the protein MGRERSASPWRASESAGGRRASAQSRIGAAGSARSPSSPRRAGVWVAVSLCCCAHRACRLLPVPPLRAMRGPWALLAALWAFGAAAGAAELRIGAFNIQSFGDTKVSDPACIIVIAQILAGYDITLVQEVRDPDLSAVSALMEQINRVSKHNYNFVSSEPLGRDQYKEMYLFVYRDDKVSVVDTYHYPDLEDAFNREPFVVKFSAPSSAAKEFVLVPLHAAPHHAVVEIDALYDVYLDVIDKWGTDDILFLGDFNADCSYVRAQDWAAIRLRSSEVFKWLIPDSADTTVGNTDCAYDRIVVCGVHLRRSLKPQSAAVHDFQEEFGLDQAQALAVSDHFPVEVTLKSS
- the E4F1 gene encoding transcription factor E4F1 isoform X3 produces the protein MEGPMAVRVTAAHTAEARAEAGREAGGGGVVAAAAALAPGGFLGLPAPFSEEDEDDVHRCGRCLAEFTTLEDFVQHKIQKACQRAPQDTLPTTPAAPELLGQEVVQAPAPEEPITVAHIMVEAASLAADLGHTSNLVGSGHIKEVIVAAEAERGDGEVAEAPGRPSNQGLGLAGEGEPAQVQLLVNKEGRYVCMLCRKTFKTGSILKAHMVTHSSRKDHECKLCGASFRTKGSLIRHHRRHTDERPYKCAKCGKSFRESGALTRHLKSLTPCTEKIRFSVNKDVAGGKEDGPAGSGGASVGTVASSSVTGEPMETSPVIHLVTDAKGTVIHEVHVQMQELPLGMRALGPEPPDPEELLCTGEGGHENLLHQAMQNSGIVLERVVGEEGAALEPAPSAESSLQALGDSPPELPLLAVEQVETVVSEAAGMPRAHPCPQCSETFPTAATLEAHKRGHAGPRPFACAQCGKAFPKAYLLKKHQEVHVHERRFRCGDCGKLYKTIAHVRGHRRVHSDERPYPCPECGKCYKTKNAQQVHFRTHREEKPHVCQFCSRGFREKGSLVRHVRHHTGEKPFKCYRCGRGFAEHGTLNRHLRTKGGCLLEVEEVLVSENPAATATVLTEDPHTVLVEFSSMVADTQEYIIEATADDAETSEATEIIEGTQTEVDSHIMKVVQQIVHQAGAGHQIIVQNMTMDRQAGVGTEAAADTITIATPESLTEQVAMTLASAISEGTMLTARAGAQGAEQATVTMVASEDIEILEHAGELVIASPEGQIEVQTVIV
- the E4F1 gene encoding transcription factor E4F1 isoform X2 translates to MEGPMAVRVTAAHTAEARAEAGREAGGGGVVAAAAALAPGGFLGLPAPFSEEDEDDVHRCGRCLAEFTTLEDFVQHKIQKACQRAPQDTLPTTPAAPELLGQEVVQAPAPEEPITVAHIMVEAASLAADLGHTSNLVGSGHIKEVIVAAEAERGDGEVAEAPGRPSNQGLGLAGEGEPAQVQLLVNKEGRYVCMLCRKTFKTGSILKAHMVTHSSRKDHECKLCGASFRTKGSLIRHHRRHTDERPYKCAKCGKSFRESGALTRHLKSLTPCTEKIRFSVNKDVAGGKEDGPAGSGGASVGTVASSSVTGEPMETSPVIHLVTDAKGTVIHEVHVQMQELPLGMRALGPEPPDPEELLCTGEGGHENLLHQAMQNSGIVLERVVGEEGAALEPAPSAESSLQALGDSPPELPLLAVEQVETQVVSEAAGMPRAHPCPQCSETFPTAATLEAHKRGHAGPRPFACAQCGKAFPKAYLLKKHQEVHVHERRFRCGDCGKLYKTIAHVRGHRRVHSDERPYPCPECGKCYKTKNAQQVHFRTHREEKPHVCQFCSRGFREKGSLVRHVRHHTGEKPFKCYRCGRGFAEHGTLNRHLRTKGGCLLEVEEVLVSENPAATATVLTEDPHTVLVEFSSMVADTQEYIIEATADDAETSEATEIIEGTQTEVDSHIMKVVQQIVHQAGAGHQIIVQNMTMDRQAGVGTEAAADTITIATPESLTEQVAMTLASAISEGTMLTARAGAQGAEQATVTMVASEDIEILEHAGELVIASPEGQIEVQTVIV
- the E4F1 gene encoding transcription factor E4F1 isoform X1 — encoded protein: MEGPMAVRVTAAHTAEARAEAGREAGGGGVVAAAAALAPGGFLGLPAPFSEEDEDDVHRCGRCLAEFTTLEDFVQHKIQKACQRAPQDTLPTTPAAPELLGQEVVQAPAPEEPITVAHIMVEAASLAADLGHTSNLVGSGHIKEVIVAAEAERGDGEVAEAPGRPSNQGLGLAGEGEPAQVQLLVNKEGRYVCMLCRKTFKTGSILKAHMVTHSSRKDHECKLCGASFRTKGSLIRHHRRHTDERPYKCAKCGKSFRESGALTRHLKSLTPCTEKIRFSVNKDVAGGKEDGPAGSGGASVGTVASSSVTGEPMETSPVIHLVTDAKGTVIHEVHVQMQELPLGMRALGPEPPDPEELLCTGEGGHENLLHQAMQNSGIVLERVVGEEGAALEPAPSAESSLQALGDSPPELPLLAVEQVETVGVALQVVSEAAGMPRAHPCPQCSETFPTAATLEAHKRGHAGPRPFACAQCGKAFPKAYLLKKHQEVHVHERRFRCGDCGKLYKTIAHVRGHRRVHSDERPYPCPECGKCYKTKNAQQVHFRTHREEKPHVCQFCSRGFREKGSLVRHVRHHTGEKPFKCYRCGRGFAEHGTLNRHLRTKGGCLLEVEEVLVSENPAATATVLTEDPHTVLVEFSSMVADTQEYIIEATADDAETSEATEIIEGTQTEVDSHIMKVVQQIVHQAGAGHQIIVQNMTMDRQAGVGTEAAADTITIATPESLTEQVAMTLASAISEGTMLTARAGAQGAEQATVTMVASEDIEILEHAGELVIASPEGQIEVQTVIV
- the DNASE1L2 gene encoding deoxyribonuclease-1-like 2 isoform X2, with product MGRERSASPWRASESAGGRRASAQSRIGAAGSARSPSSPRRAGVWVAVSLCCCAHRACRLLPVPPLRAMRGPWALLAALWAFGAAAGAAELRIGAFNIQSFGDTKVSDPACIIVIAQILAGYDITLVQEVRDPDLSAVSALMEQINRVSKHNYNFVSSEPLGRDQYKEMYLFVYRDDKVSVVDTYHYPDLEDAFNREPFVVKFSAPSSAAKEFVLVPLHAAPHHAVVEIDALYDVYLDVIDKWGTDDWAAIRLRSSEVFKWLIPDSADTTVGNTDCAYDRIVVCGVHLRRSLKPQSAAVHDFQEEFGLDQAQALAVSDHFPVEVTLKSS